The proteins below are encoded in one region of Halostella salina:
- a CDS encoding argonaute/piwi family protein yields the protein MGRFINSFEIDVPSVTADLYDIDPQPNDNYSLLNAHATILERNVGGRARWYNQGGRHYIAVIGTERDYGTIQSADGAELEFAHESELDFSVWIDFKVLQEAIIEELKDDLEADNYWYDSTRNTFYHEDREARIEGYDVHPGVEVRISHHDRPLITLDPTLGAFGSRTLADYLNHPDWGIDRVNDELVGRTFIYQTSERSSCTVTGVFENTTVSEIPPGRFDNETLDEIESRHGKRYADSIDPSEPTVKIQYGNSDWYPAAPSLLLFAPSEDRPDEISQRATFGPQERWQRVEDFRELIGDISIGSIQTDISPSSVRDGISAYGYPVLTFGDDPSTEMAIGRPNISFDGSDLTQEYWNPAKQGYLEEVGPRRTFDQDFSVAVLFPEGTEDEALSAYQQVREYVEEHLGLILSDRPGRVNYEDPREVEEWQRSLEDVDAGFGYLPEYDEDVYHKLIEILDGKPLQSLTATNLRSAQRSGHEADVISNTAVGLGVKLGVIPFSIENQLDTDAYLGLSVTGRDRTVASGVVVSGTDNQILYQTEETNPTGRSTVTNQGMAKQILIRAVQGAVNDPRSGFDQLSSLTIHRNGYLGDDEISGLKEGVEYLKSNDFVTESFEWVGVDVQHSPTYRIYDDDGMPDMGSYAQLDDETVLIVTTDAPRLGEGTPQPILCEISVEEGDFDIYSVGRDAFYLSELNWGAPSKGIKDPLTVYLTRRMNSRLSHDRVSRLTYPPF from the coding sequence ATGGGTCGGTTCATCAATTCGTTTGAAATCGACGTGCCGTCAGTAACTGCGGACCTCTATGATATCGATCCCCAGCCCAACGATAACTACTCCCTCCTCAATGCCCACGCCACAATCCTCGAAAGGAATGTAGGTGGGAGGGCACGTTGGTACAACCAAGGCGGTCGCCATTATATCGCAGTAATCGGCACCGAGCGGGATTATGGAACGATTCAATCTGCGGACGGAGCGGAGCTAGAATTCGCACATGAATCCGAACTCGATTTCTCTGTGTGGATCGATTTCAAGGTTCTACAGGAAGCGATAATCGAGGAACTGAAAGATGATCTCGAAGCGGACAATTACTGGTACGACTCTACGAGAAACACGTTCTATCATGAGGACCGAGAAGCGCGTATCGAAGGATACGATGTCCACCCCGGCGTCGAAGTACGAATTAGTCATCACGACCGACCTCTCATCACATTAGATCCGACGTTAGGTGCATTCGGATCGAGGACGCTAGCAGACTATCTAAATCACCCCGACTGGGGAATAGATCGAGTCAACGACGAACTCGTCGGGCGTACATTCATCTACCAAACCTCGGAGCGGTCTTCTTGCACTGTCACGGGAGTCTTTGAGAACACGACAGTCTCCGAGATTCCACCCGGCCGGTTCGACAACGAGACACTAGATGAGATCGAGAGCCGGCATGGGAAGCGATATGCCGACAGCATAGATCCATCTGAGCCAACCGTCAAAATTCAGTACGGGAATAGTGATTGGTACCCAGCTGCTCCGTCGTTACTCCTGTTTGCACCGTCTGAGGATCGCCCGGACGAAATCAGCCAACGGGCGACGTTCGGGCCTCAGGAGCGATGGCAAAGAGTCGAAGACTTCCGTGAGCTGATCGGGGACATCAGTATCGGCTCTATCCAGACCGACATTAGCCCATCATCGGTACGCGACGGGATCAGCGCATACGGTTATCCGGTACTGACGTTTGGCGACGACCCTTCAACGGAAATGGCGATTGGGCGACCGAACATCAGCTTTGACGGCAGCGATCTCACCCAAGAATACTGGAACCCAGCAAAGCAGGGGTATCTCGAGGAAGTCGGCCCTCGACGCACGTTTGACCAGGATTTCAGTGTGGCTGTCCTCTTCCCAGAGGGGACGGAAGACGAAGCGCTCAGTGCCTATCAGCAGGTGCGAGAATATGTTGAGGAACACCTTGGACTCATCCTCTCGGATCGGCCTGGAAGAGTCAACTACGAGGACCCGCGAGAGGTCGAAGAATGGCAACGCTCGCTTGAGGATGTCGACGCCGGCTTTGGGTATCTCCCCGAATACGACGAAGATGTCTACCACAAATTGATCGAGATACTGGACGGGAAGCCGCTCCAATCGTTAACCGCAACGAATCTGCGAAGCGCCCAGCGGTCGGGACACGAGGCCGATGTCATTTCGAACACGGCAGTCGGGTTAGGGGTAAAGCTAGGCGTGATTCCATTCAGCATCGAGAATCAGCTCGATACAGACGCCTACCTCGGACTTAGCGTAACAGGTCGTGACCGAACCGTTGCTAGCGGAGTAGTAGTCTCAGGTACTGACAACCAGATTCTCTATCAAACAGAGGAGACGAATCCGACCGGGCGAAGTACGGTGACGAACCAAGGGATGGCGAAGCAGATTCTGATTCGGGCCGTTCAGGGTGCGGTCAACGATCCTCGCTCTGGGTTCGATCAACTGAGTTCCCTCACGATTCACCGAAACGGGTACCTCGGCGACGATGAGATCTCCGGCCTCAAAGAGGGGGTAGAGTATCTGAAATCAAATGATTTCGTAACTGAGTCATTCGAATGGGTGGGCGTCGACGTCCAACATTCTCCCACCTATCGCATCTACGACGACGACGGAATGCCGGATATGGGTTCGTATGCTCAGCTGGATGATGAGACCGTCCTGATTGTCACGACCGATGCACCCCGACTAGGTGAGGGGACCCCGCAGCCGA
- a CDS encoding competence protein CoiA family protein: MPFLALHDGTEVIPNQVQKGDFLECSKCGDQLKIRNSHRRTGSFVARHFYHAAEEETDCGGESPPHLRMKSIAYSKLTTEYPDATIGLEQQLGDRRADILVEFPQPRFPEGRGIGVEVQHKHEDKDVDAVTAEYLAAEYSVIWLGEEDFSGFNVDLSGILSTWPHAVQHDFSDGYHGVIHWLRQPKPANPSIDVVLPREYLAEHSEGLRRAWEYGKFDQGGQSDWNDLGFWWLSASYDPYQKWFKLTETPDGRTMLQLGKQVRGTEHVLAPVQTGHSRNRGKVHSLAYEVDSADTSAGEWADIEKAWLETGLQSTSVIFKLVATPSGEIALSLGKYKEHSDDGEFITVSTEFQRNLKENLHELANLLG, from the coding sequence ATGCCGTTCTTGGCCCTCCACGACGGTACCGAGGTTATCCCGAATCAGGTACAGAAAGGGGATTTCCTCGAGTGCTCGAAATGCGGCGATCAATTAAAAATTCGCAACTCCCATCGCCGGACGGGGTCGTTCGTCGCGCGGCATTTCTACCACGCTGCTGAAGAGGAGACGGACTGTGGCGGTGAATCTCCACCTCATTTGCGGATGAAGTCGATCGCGTATTCGAAGCTCACGACCGAGTATCCCGACGCCACAATAGGACTAGAACAGCAGCTGGGTGACCGGCGTGCCGATATTCTCGTTGAGTTTCCACAGCCTCGATTCCCTGAGGGCCGTGGGATCGGCGTCGAAGTACAGCACAAACACGAGGACAAGGATGTCGATGCAGTAACCGCTGAGTATCTCGCTGCAGAGTATAGTGTCATCTGGCTGGGAGAAGAGGACTTCTCCGGATTCAACGTCGATCTCTCTGGCATTCTCTCGACTTGGCCTCACGCGGTCCAACACGACTTCAGCGACGGGTATCACGGCGTCATCCACTGGCTCCGACAACCAAAGCCAGCCAATCCCTCGATAGACGTCGTCCTCCCGCGAGAATATCTAGCTGAACACAGCGAGGGGCTTCGTCGAGCATGGGAGTACGGGAAGTTCGATCAGGGAGGCCAATCGGACTGGAACGATCTCGGATTCTGGTGGTTGAGTGCCTCGTATGACCCGTACCAGAAGTGGTTCAAACTCACCGAGACGCCTGACGGGCGGACGATGCTTCAGCTCGGGAAGCAGGTCCGCGGTACTGAACACGTGCTCGCTCCAGTTCAGACTGGACACTCTCGGAATCGGGGGAAGGTTCACAGCTTGGCTTACGAGGTGGATTCAGCAGATACCTCCGCTGGCGAATGGGCAGATATCGAAAAGGCGTGGCTGGAAACCGGCTTACAGAGCACTTCAGTTATCTTCAAGCTCGTTGCAACCCCGAGCGGGGAGATCGCTCTATCGCTGGGAAAGTACAAGGAACACAGCGACGACGGCGAGTTCATTACCGTCTCTACCGAGTTCCAGCGTAATCTCAAAGAAAACCTTCACGAACTGGCTAACCTATTGGGATGA
- a CDS encoding DUF262 domain-containing protein: protein MSDEADDLYDKYIDYDGRDLDTRNVGDGKVVRPITAENFEMEKRTLGEVLTDQKFNVPEYQRLYSWKNIHHEQYWSDIVQFVNADLVADRREVSDVFFSSMYFAVNDDKQVYEVIDGQQRLTTTHLLLRVLMEHLEDVDPASIEDDTLAEFRDYGIGRITDILYVEEMFGKREPRLTLNKHDAEFFKALMMGPSAQVDYLKNEADFSIHGNNSDAVQVSECLDRFGTTDDELADLDTDSLSLGAFFKLYRSHRRLLNAYEFYDEKISGVVADAETPDETVRALVNILNYVYNSYHVGEYLIREAESDFRMQIFEILNDRGVDLTKIDRIRAAVVNAFFDTDVKDEYVDKWEDIVVAFATDGDAIDDYLSIYLSIVDDGIDRIGDASAELTNAFDTRNIDSDVVPRLRNLDEAKAFLDYAHDLVHYYQDITTTELAAEDLELASHRDQCREILVRLNNQQMDQWRPFVLALYYHTNPESERDAAQFHRVLETIEKLNLRRLLISERPSIFREVFIEAVEEFNLAPTADATPDSVYEPSREYLITEMRSSTPTLFGDRFVDTVVQTQSWSTGTARLLFGKIAQDHFDDSSRAVERDLNMGNIHLEHVLPQTPVSDPEDPTWLREFFKLDSEPNIEIASEIERYIELVQRSDLDEEEERLKDNISEFITQGFIDDIGNFLLLRDTDNIGASNRPLAEKMTQYYSEIDGFASIYPNRYFTAEYGNVDRDSLDKLREQHDGGDVSNVDADVVAYFNSFWTYETLQDRRIELLLDILSTLGFDSFEDEFGIESDQDEVRHEIREKTDQEFEKRLSVRSL from the coding sequence ATGTCGGACGAGGCTGACGATTTGTATGATAAGTACATCGACTACGATGGCAGAGATCTCGATACCCGGAATGTCGGTGATGGGAAGGTAGTTCGGCCGATTACGGCCGAGAATTTCGAGATGGAGAAACGGACTCTGGGGGAGGTCCTCACCGATCAGAAGTTCAACGTACCAGAGTACCAGCGACTGTACTCGTGGAAGAACATCCACCACGAACAGTATTGGTCGGACATCGTGCAGTTCGTGAATGCCGACCTAGTCGCTGACCGACGCGAAGTGTCGGACGTGTTCTTCAGCTCGATGTACTTCGCGGTCAACGACGACAAACAGGTGTACGAGGTCATCGACGGCCAACAGCGCCTGACGACGACACACCTGCTGTTGCGCGTCCTTATGGAGCACCTCGAGGATGTCGACCCAGCTTCTATCGAGGACGATACCCTGGCGGAGTTTCGGGACTACGGGATCGGACGAATCACCGATATCCTCTATGTGGAGGAGATGTTCGGCAAACGTGAGCCTCGGCTCACGCTGAACAAACACGACGCTGAATTTTTCAAAGCCCTCATGATGGGGCCCTCCGCCCAGGTGGACTACCTCAAGAACGAGGCCGACTTCAGCATTCACGGGAACAACAGCGATGCAGTACAAGTCTCGGAATGTCTGGACCGGTTCGGTACCACGGACGATGAACTCGCGGACTTGGATACTGACTCGCTGTCCTTAGGGGCGTTCTTCAAACTGTACCGCTCACACCGGCGGTTGTTGAACGCTTACGAGTTCTACGACGAGAAGATTAGCGGCGTCGTCGCCGACGCCGAGACGCCGGACGAGACTGTGCGAGCGCTCGTGAATATCCTTAACTACGTCTACAACTCCTACCACGTCGGGGAGTACCTGATTCGAGAGGCGGAGTCGGATTTCCGGATGCAGATCTTCGAGATTTTGAACGACCGCGGCGTCGATCTGACGAAAATCGACCGTATCAGGGCGGCGGTCGTGAACGCGTTCTTCGATACCGACGTGAAAGACGAGTACGTCGACAAGTGGGAGGATATCGTGGTGGCGTTCGCAACCGATGGTGACGCCATCGACGACTACCTCTCGATCTATCTAAGTATCGTCGACGATGGCATCGACAGGATTGGTGACGCGAGCGCCGAACTGACCAACGCCTTCGACACGAGGAACATCGACTCGGATGTCGTCCCGCGGCTTCGGAATCTCGATGAAGCGAAGGCCTTCCTCGACTACGCGCACGACCTCGTCCACTACTACCAAGATATCACGACCACGGAGCTCGCCGCCGAGGACCTTGAGTTAGCCAGTCACCGAGATCAGTGTCGGGAAATCCTTGTTCGCCTCAATAACCAACAGATGGATCAGTGGCGGCCATTCGTCCTGGCGCTCTACTATCACACCAATCCTGAATCGGAACGGGATGCAGCACAGTTCCACCGCGTACTAGAGACTATCGAGAAACTCAACCTGCGACGGCTCCTCATCTCTGAACGACCGAGTATTTTCCGCGAGGTCTTCATCGAGGCCGTTGAGGAGTTCAATCTCGCACCAACTGCCGACGCCACTCCAGATAGTGTATACGAGCCCTCTCGAGAGTACCTCATCACCGAGATGCGTTCCTCTACGCCGACGCTGTTCGGCGACCGGTTTGTCGATACGGTCGTTCAGACGCAGTCCTGGAGTACCGGAACGGCGCGACTGCTCTTCGGGAAGATCGCACAGGATCACTTCGACGACAGTAGTCGTGCCGTCGAACGAGACCTGAACATGGGGAACATACATCTCGAACACGTCCTCCCGCAGACTCCCGTCAGCGACCCGGAAGACCCGACGTGGCTTCGGGAGTTTTTCAAACTCGACTCGGAGCCGAACATCGAGATCGCGTCAGAGATCGAACGCTATATCGAGCTAGTGCAGCGCTCTGATCTCGACGAAGAGGAGGAGCGACTGAAAGACAATATATCGGAGTTCATTACACAGGGGTTCATCGACGATATCGGGAACTTCCTCCTGCTCCGTGACACCGATAATATCGGGGCGAGTAATCGGCCACTCGCCGAGAAGATGACGCAGTACTACTCCGAAATCGACGGTTTCGCCAGTATCTACCCCAATCGATATTTCACGGCCGAATACGGCAACGTCGATCGCGACTCCCTCGACAAACTCCGTGAGCAGCACGATGGCGGTGACGTTTCGAATGTGGACGCCGATGTAGTGGCGTATTTCAACTCCTTCTGGACCTACGAGACTCTGCAGGATCGACGAATTGAGCTCCTCTTGGATATTCTGTCGACGCTTGGGTTCGATTCGTTTGAGGACGAGTTCGGGATTGAATCCGACCAAGATGAGGTACGCCACGAAATTCGAGAGAAGACGGACCAAGAGTTTGAGAAACGTCTGTCTGTCCGATCGCTTTAA
- a CDS encoding ParA family protein: MTDTNTARITVANQKGGAGKTTDVIHTGGALAARGHDVLLVDIDYHGGLTCSLGYNDLYYDTDRTTLFDVLDFDQMESVNDIIVEHEEFDILPASEKLANNKNIQTLLEAPKSRERLEMTLDELEKDYDYIIVDTPPSLNVLTDNALVATGNVVIPVIPEKLNANSLQIFAKQLSSLEQAYGDINRLAIVCNRVEQNAEHRDTIEEIESAYSLPVFEIPKRTDLSQSIGEGVSVFGFGKENQRVEDARNLFNEIADLFDETFEKTAPEEVEA, encoded by the coding sequence ATGACCGACACCAATACCGCACGAATCACGGTGGCGAATCAGAAGGGTGGCGCGGGGAAGACAACCGACGTCATTCATACTGGCGGCGCACTCGCTGCCCGAGGCCACGACGTCCTCCTGGTCGACATCGACTACCACGGAGGGCTCACCTGCTCGCTTGGCTACAACGATCTGTACTACGATACCGACCGTACGACGCTGTTCGACGTCCTCGACTTCGACCAGATGGAGTCGGTGAACGACATCATCGTCGAGCACGAGGAATTCGACATCCTTCCCGCCAGCGAGAAACTCGCGAACAACAAGAACATCCAGACGCTGCTTGAGGCGCCGAAGAGTCGCGAGCGGTTGGAGATGACTCTCGACGAACTCGAGAAGGACTACGACTACATCATCGTCGACACGCCACCATCCCTGAACGTCCTCACCGACAACGCCCTCGTCGCAACCGGCAACGTCGTCATCCCCGTCATTCCCGAGAAGCTCAACGCCAACAGCCTCCAGATTTTCGCAAAGCAGCTGAGTTCCCTCGAACAGGCGTACGGAGACATCAATCGGCTCGCGATTGTCTGTAACCGCGTCGAGCAGAACGCTGAACACCGCGACACCATCGAGGAGATCGAGTCGGCGTACTCCCTCCCGGTGTTCGAGATCCCGAAGCGGACCGACCTCTCCCAGTCGATCGGCGAGGGGGTGTCCGTCTTCGGCTTCGGCAAGGAGAACCAGCGCGTCGAGGATGCACGCAACCTATTCAACGAGATCGCCGACCTGTTCGACGAAACGTTTGAGAAGACCGCACCTGAGGAGGTGGAAGCATGA
- a CDS encoding tyrosine-type recombinase/integrase, which translates to MPDRALSTPLDDSFERYLQDKGKGRGGDGGNYRRNAARELERFAEWAAGDRGDDGWTGIVPDDVDREPTFDDLEERVFREYARHLGGDRGLKQNTVQTYYRYISAWCGWCVNEGYLEAHYAQRASAMAPLPEDDGRKPGDQQAWTSEQRHALTRHVDERARDAVEAYTTLPEETAPLEKQRARYAALKAARDRALVFVLAYTAVRVGELLRDPNDPRRRGVRWDDLSLDDGSMDVYRKKQQWDAASLPDPVISPLRSYRQLMNPPTDRWPVFPTFDQRTLAGLVQDEFEDRGERPEEITERREEYARDLLLAIDEDICPPSITTDGARSILQRLSEAAEIDIDHPKHDYLAPHGGRRGMGEVLVRAFGYTVAARYLDNSEEMVRERYSHIEAGELGDVATEALDEVDSISEFPENQ; encoded by the coding sequence ATGCCTGACCGAGCGCTTTCGACGCCGCTCGACGACAGCTTCGAGCGCTACCTCCAAGACAAGGGGAAAGGCCGCGGTGGGGACGGTGGGAACTATCGACGAAACGCTGCACGCGAGCTCGAGCGGTTCGCCGAGTGGGCCGCCGGCGACCGCGGCGACGACGGCTGGACCGGGATCGTTCCCGACGACGTCGACCGGGAGCCGACCTTCGACGATCTCGAGGAACGCGTCTTCCGGGAGTATGCCCGGCATCTCGGTGGAGATCGGGGACTCAAACAGAATACGGTACAAACCTATTACCGCTATATCTCTGCGTGGTGCGGGTGGTGTGTCAACGAGGGGTATCTCGAAGCGCATTACGCCCAGCGGGCGAGTGCGATGGCGCCACTGCCGGAGGACGACGGCCGCAAGCCCGGCGACCAGCAGGCCTGGACGTCCGAACAGCGCCACGCTCTCACCCGCCACGTCGACGAACGGGCACGCGACGCCGTCGAGGCGTACACGACACTTCCAGAGGAGACTGCCCCCCTCGAGAAGCAGCGAGCGCGCTACGCGGCGCTGAAGGCGGCTCGTGACCGAGCTCTGGTGTTCGTCCTCGCGTACACAGCTGTCCGCGTTGGGGAACTCCTCCGGGATCCGAACGATCCGCGCCGGCGCGGCGTTCGCTGGGATGACCTCTCCCTCGACGACGGAAGTATGGACGTCTACCGGAAGAAACAGCAATGGGACGCCGCGAGTCTCCCCGACCCGGTGATCTCGCCGCTGCGAAGCTACCGCCAGCTGATGAACCCGCCGACGGACCGGTGGCCGGTGTTTCCGACGTTCGACCAACGGACGCTTGCGGGGCTCGTTCAGGATGAGTTCGAAGACCGTGGAGAACGCCCAGAAGAAATTACTGAGCGCCGTGAAGAATACGCTCGCGACCTATTACTGGCAATCGATGAGGATATTTGTCCGCCGTCGATCACGACGGACGGCGCACGGTCGATTCTCCAACGGCTCTCGGAGGCCGCAGAGATCGACATCGACCATCCGAAACACGATTACCTTGCTCCGCACGGTGGTCGACGTGGGATGGGTGAGGTCCTCGTCCGCGCGTTCGGGTATACAGTTGCGGCTCGATATCTCGATAATTCTGAGGAGATGGTGCGGGAGCGATACTCGCACATTGAGGCCGGCGAACTCGGTGATGTCGCAACAGAGGCTCTCGACGAGGTTGATTCAATTTCAGAGTTCCCAGAGAACCAGTAA